A region of Nocardioides alkalitolerans DNA encodes the following proteins:
- a CDS encoding DUF808 domain-containing protein has protein sequence MSGGLFALLDDVAALARLAAASVDDVGAAAGRASIKAAGVVVDDTAVTPQYVQGVAAERELPIVKRIAIGSLRNKILIILPLALLLSQFLPWLLTPILMAGGAFLCFEGAEKIWGKVAGHASHEKTIEAGPDAEKTLVAGAIRTDLILSAEIMVISLNEVAEEPFLSRLAILLVVAVGITVLVYGVVAVIVKMDDVGLALAQRPSAAAQKVGTGLVRAMPGLLAVIAVVGTAAMLWVGGHILLVGVDDLGWHAPYELVHHLEVAVHDALGAVGAVAGWIVNTALSAVVGLVVGALVVVVVHLVGRLRHADS, from the coding sequence ATGAGCGGCGGCCTCTTCGCCCTGCTGGACGACGTGGCCGCGCTGGCGCGCCTCGCGGCGGCGTCCGTGGACGACGTGGGCGCGGCCGCGGGCCGGGCGAGCATCAAGGCGGCCGGTGTCGTCGTGGACGACACGGCGGTGACACCGCAGTACGTCCAGGGGGTCGCGGCCGAGCGGGAGCTGCCCATCGTGAAGCGGATCGCGATCGGCTCCCTGCGCAACAAGATCCTCATCATCCTGCCGCTCGCCCTGCTGCTCAGCCAGTTCCTGCCGTGGCTCCTCACCCCGATCCTCATGGCCGGCGGTGCGTTCCTCTGCTTCGAGGGCGCCGAGAAGATCTGGGGGAAGGTCGCGGGCCACGCCTCCCACGAGAAGACGATCGAGGCCGGCCCCGACGCGGAGAAGACCCTCGTCGCCGGCGCAATCCGCACCGACCTCATCCTCTCCGCCGAGATCATGGTCATCTCGCTCAACGAGGTCGCCGAGGAGCCGTTCCTCTCCCGCCTCGCGATCCTGCTGGTGGTCGCGGTCGGCATCACCGTGCTCGTCTACGGCGTCGTGGCCGTCATCGTGAAGATGGACGACGTCGGACTCGCGCTGGCGCAGCGCCCCTCGGCCGCGGCCCAGAAGGTCGGCACGGGCCTCGTCCGGGCGATGCCGGGGCTCCTCGCGGTCATCGCCGTCGTCGGCACCGCCGCGATGCTCTGGGTCGGCGGCCACATCCTGCTGGTCGGGGTGGACGACCTGGGCTGGCACGCGCCGTACGAGCTCGTGCACCACCTCGAGGTCGCCGTCCACGATGCCCTCGGTGCGGTCGGCGCGGTCGCCGGCTGGATCGTCAACACGGCGCTGTCGGCCGTGGTCGGCCTCGTCGTCGGCGCGCTCGTCGTCGTGGTCGTCCACCTCGTGGGTCGTCTGCGTCACGCGGATTCCTGA
- a CDS encoding DUF5719 family protein, producing MSEEQARSTGRRRAAPAQPGRRRIDPAIVAAVVLPLLVALAVAAVRVGAPQPPATAPTAEARTASTLVCPSAGVLAGTDDPDAVVPESGVVRLATGPDADGSVSAGPLDTPAAAEDLEDTADVTPDAGGASQVDTGAAVVLRGSGGAAPGLAAARFDASGGIGTTCRTPDVGGWFVGLGAGGERSSVLELTNPDPGSAVARLSLYDESGPVDAPEIRSVVVGTGETRRLDLAELVPTLGDLAVHVDVTRGRLGIAALQTMQPLDGSRGGTTWAPLVAEPATETTVLGLPGDAGTSRTLLVANPGDVQTRVDVDLLGTSGPVRPTSLEDGLVVAPGAVATLDLTDALGEALTEGGGGASGVRVTAGSAVVASLRSGTGAAEVGSVTTAPVPTDVASGALTGLLPEGAGARRLVLDSLAPGEVAVPVVARSATGDVLLEEDVALGAGAATALDLPEGTARVDVAPTDPRVDVRAALVTGSGARASVLALVPTITTDLVPTARRAWQ from the coding sequence GTGAGCGAGGAGCAGGCCCGCTCGACCGGTCGCCGTCGAGCCGCCCCGGCCCAGCCCGGCCGCCGCCGGATCGACCCCGCGATCGTGGCCGCCGTCGTGCTGCCCCTGCTGGTCGCGCTCGCGGTCGCCGCCGTGCGGGTCGGCGCGCCGCAGCCGCCCGCGACCGCCCCGACGGCCGAGGCGCGGACGGCCTCGACCCTCGTGTGCCCGTCGGCCGGCGTCCTCGCCGGCACGGACGACCCCGACGCGGTGGTCCCCGAGAGCGGTGTCGTGCGCCTGGCCACGGGCCCGGACGCCGACGGCTCCGTGAGCGCCGGTCCGCTCGACACCCCCGCCGCCGCCGAGGACCTCGAGGACACGGCCGACGTGACGCCCGACGCGGGCGGCGCCAGCCAGGTCGACACGGGCGCCGCCGTCGTGCTGCGTGGTTCCGGTGGCGCCGCCCCGGGGCTCGCCGCCGCACGGTTCGACGCCTCCGGCGGGATCGGCACGACCTGCCGCACCCCCGACGTCGGCGGCTGGTTCGTCGGTCTCGGTGCCGGCGGGGAGCGCTCGAGCGTGCTCGAGCTCACCAACCCCGACCCGGGCTCGGCGGTCGCCCGGCTCTCGCTCTACGACGAGTCCGGTCCCGTGGACGCGCCCGAGATCCGCTCGGTCGTCGTGGGGACCGGTGAGACGCGCCGGCTCGACCTGGCCGAGCTCGTCCCCACCCTCGGTGACCTCGCCGTCCACGTGGACGTCACCCGCGGGCGCCTCGGGATCGCCGCCCTCCAGACCATGCAGCCCCTCGACGGCTCGCGCGGCGGCACCACCTGGGCGCCGCTCGTCGCCGAGCCCGCCACCGAGACGACCGTCCTGGGCCTGCCCGGGGACGCCGGCACGTCCCGCACCCTGCTGGTGGCCAACCCGGGCGATGTGCAGACCCGCGTCGACGTGGACCTGCTGGGCACCTCCGGCCCGGTCCGCCCGACCAGCCTCGAGGACGGGCTCGTCGTCGCACCGGGCGCGGTGGCCACCCTCGACCTCACCGACGCGCTGGGCGAGGCCCTCACCGAGGGCGGCGGGGGTGCCTCCGGGGTCCGCGTCACCGCCGGCAGCGCCGTCGTCGCGAGCCTGCGCTCGGGGACCGGTGCCGCCGAGGTCGGCTCCGTGACGACCGCGCCGGTCCCCACCGACGTCGCCTCCGGCGCGCTCACGGGCCTCCTCCCCGAGGGGGCGGGAGCGCGGCGCCTGGTGCTCGATTCCCTGGCGCCGGGTGAGGTCGCCGTGCCGGTGGTGGCGCGCAGCGCGACCGGCGACGTGCTGCTCGAGGAGGACGTGGCGCTCGGGGCGGGGGCCGCGACGGCCCTCGACCTGCCGGAGGGCACGGCGCGCGTCGACGTCGCGCCGACCGACCCGCGCGTCGACGTGCGCGCGGCGCTCGTCACCGGCAGCGGGGCGCGGGCCTCCGTGCTGGCGCTGGTCCCGACCATCACCACCGACCTCGTGCCGACGGCCCGCCGCGCCTGGCAGTGA
- a CDS encoding DUF3499 domain-containing protein produces MRSARRCSRTACGRPAAMTLTYVYSDQTAVLGPLSTTAEPHAYDLCEQHSERLSAPRGWEVLRLASVPSAPVHTDDDLLALADAVREAAVRPTVPAARPPHVVPHDRPTYAEEEPRGTRPGPAGRPERGERRGHLRVLETDPTPR; encoded by the coding sequence GTGAGGTCAGCCCGTCGTTGTTCGCGCACCGCCTGCGGTCGTCCCGCGGCCATGACGCTGACGTACGTCTACTCCGACCAGACCGCCGTGCTCGGCCCGCTGTCGACGACCGCGGAGCCGCACGCCTACGACCTGTGCGAGCAGCACTCGGAGCGGCTCTCGGCCCCCCGCGGCTGGGAGGTGCTGCGGCTCGCCAGCGTGCCGTCGGCGCCGGTGCACACCGACGACGACCTCCTGGCGCTGGCGGACGCCGTGCGCGAGGCCGCGGTCCGTCCGACCGTCCCGGCGGCGCGGCCGCCGCACGTCGTGCCGCACGACCGCCCGACGTACGCCGAGGAGGAGCCCCGCGGGACCCGACCCGGCCCCGCGGGACGGCCCGAGCGCGGCGAGCGCCGCGGCCACCTCCGCGTGCTGGAGACGGACCCCACACCGCGCTGA
- the ahcY gene encoding adenosylhomocysteinase — MDFKVADLSLAAFGRKEIELAEHEMPGLMAMRERFGDAQPLQGARIAGSLHMTVQTAVLIETLAALGADIRWATCNIFSTQDHAAAAVVVGPPAKGGTPEDPKGVPVFAWKGESLAEYWDEAEKVFDFAEGGPNMLLDDGGDITLLLHKGVEFEKAGVVPPLDSTDNEEYKEVLRVLARSLEADPQRWTKRAPMVKGVSEETTTGVLRLYERFKEGSLLFPAINVNDSVTKSKFDNKYGCRHSLIDGINRATDVMIGGKVAVVCGYGDVGKGSAESLRGQGARVIVTEIDPICALQAAMDGYEVKRLESVVEIADIFVTTTGNFNIIRTEHFERMKHQAIVGNIGHFDNEIDMAGLAKIPGIVKDEIKPQVHQWIFPDGKKIIVLSEGRLLNLGNATGHPSFVMSNSFTNQVLAQIELFSKADEYELGVHVLPKHLDEEVARLHLDALGVELTELTKEQAAYLGVDVAGPYKSDHYRY, encoded by the coding sequence ATGGACTTCAAGGTCGCCGACCTCTCCCTGGCCGCCTTCGGCCGCAAGGAGATCGAGCTCGCCGAGCACGAGATGCCCGGCCTGATGGCGATGCGCGAGCGCTTCGGCGACGCGCAGCCGCTCCAGGGCGCCCGGATCGCCGGGTCGCTGCACATGACCGTCCAGACGGCGGTGCTGATCGAGACGCTCGCCGCGCTCGGTGCCGACATCCGCTGGGCCACCTGCAACATCTTCTCCACCCAGGACCACGCCGCCGCTGCGGTCGTCGTCGGCCCGCCGGCCAAGGGCGGCACGCCGGAGGACCCGAAGGGCGTGCCGGTCTTCGCCTGGAAGGGCGAGTCGCTGGCCGAGTACTGGGACGAGGCCGAGAAGGTCTTCGACTTCGCCGAGGGCGGCCCCAACATGCTGCTCGACGACGGCGGCGACATCACGCTGCTGCTGCACAAGGGCGTGGAGTTCGAGAAGGCCGGCGTCGTGCCGCCGCTCGACTCGACCGACAACGAGGAGTACAAGGAGGTCCTCCGGGTCCTCGCGCGCTCCCTCGAGGCCGACCCGCAGCGCTGGACGAAGCGCGCTCCGATGGTCAAGGGCGTCTCCGAGGAGACCACGACGGGCGTGCTGCGCCTCTACGAGCGCTTCAAGGAGGGCTCGCTCCTCTTCCCGGCGATCAACGTCAACGACTCGGTCACCAAGAGCAAGTTCGACAACAAGTACGGCTGCCGCCACTCGCTCATCGACGGCATCAACCGCGCCACCGACGTCATGATCGGCGGCAAGGTCGCCGTGGTGTGCGGCTACGGCGACGTCGGCAAGGGCTCCGCCGAGTCCCTCCGCGGCCAGGGCGCGCGCGTCATCGTCACCGAGATCGACCCGATCTGCGCGCTGCAGGCCGCGATGGACGGCTACGAGGTCAAGCGTCTCGAGTCCGTCGTCGAGATCGCCGACATCTTCGTGACGACGACCGGCAACTTCAACATCATCCGCACGGAGCACTTCGAGCGGATGAAGCACCAGGCGATCGTCGGCAACATCGGTCACTTCGACAACGAGATCGACATGGCCGGCCTGGCGAAGATCCCCGGCATCGTCAAGGACGAGATCAAGCCGCAGGTCCACCAGTGGATCTTCCCGGACGGCAAGAAGATCATCGTCCTCTCCGAGGGTCGGCTGCTCAACCTGGGCAACGCGACGGGCCACCCGTCCTTCGTGATGAGCAACTCCTTCACCAACCAGGTGCTGGCGCAGATCGAGCTGTTCAGCAAGGCCGACGAGTACGAGCTCGGCGTGCACGTGCTCCCCAAGCACCTCGACGAGGAGGTCGCCCGGCTGCACCTCGACGCCCTCGGCGTCGAGCTCACCGAGCTGACCAAGGAGCAGGCCGCCTACCTCGGCGTCGACGTGGCCGGCCCCTACAAGTCGGACCACTACCGCTACTGA
- a CDS encoding metallopeptidase family protein, giving the protein MTQHGDAPDPGPGPGPEEPATAAYRPRRRDRHGRGGRGPGLVPSPGVRDPRPTRSQRFDRIVLGVVGHVDAPWRAELGELEYVVEEMPLLPDGWTDEAPLASVVAATADHPPRVVFFRRPLERRSETRLDLEELVRRVATEQLAELLGVSPETVDPDYDPEA; this is encoded by the coding sequence GTGACGCAGCACGGGGACGCCCCCGATCCCGGTCCGGGACCCGGTCCGGAGGAGCCCGCGACCGCGGCGTACCGACCCCGTCGGCGCGACCGGCACGGGCGCGGCGGACGCGGCCCCGGCCTCGTCCCCTCCCCCGGCGTGCGCGACCCGCGCCCCACCCGCAGCCAGCGCTTCGACCGCATCGTGCTCGGCGTCGTCGGGCACGTCGACGCGCCGTGGCGCGCGGAGCTCGGCGAGCTGGAGTACGTCGTCGAGGAGATGCCGCTGCTGCCCGACGGCTGGACGGACGAGGCTCCCCTCGCCTCCGTCGTGGCGGCCACCGCCGACCACCCGCCGCGGGTCGTGTTCTTCCGCCGTCCCCTCGAACGGCGCAGCGAGACGCGGCTGGACCTCGAGGAGCTCGTGCGCCGGGTCGCCACCGAGCAGCTCGCCGAGCTGCTCGGCGTCAGCCCCGAGACCGTCGACCCGGACTACGACCCGGAGGCCTGA
- a CDS encoding SIS domain-containing protein, with the protein MWFDESRLDDERALAGIDPLLRSLAEAGSRVRREAQVALDLAPEKVHEARSRPRPRAVVVAGTGSRLLRDVLEGSCPVPFVAWPGPGLPGWVGSLDLVVMLAPAGSDVTAAAAVAEAVRRGADVLVACPPGSLVAEHAVGRDVLVLPVGTGDPLAVAVVVLDLLASAGLGRAADADDVAGALDDVAVRCSPHRDIAANPAKEVALGLADAQPVLWGGSALAARAARRVAEELRRVTGRSVLADDAEEVLPVIEAARPRDVFADPFADGGAVSRPTLVVLDDGDEAAVVREQAGRLRAAAAAHDVRVVEIGSEARSDVARHASLILQGRYVAAYLGLGLVPD; encoded by the coding sequence GTGTGGTTCGACGAGTCCCGCCTCGACGACGAGCGGGCGCTGGCCGGGATCGACCCGCTCCTGCGGTCGCTCGCGGAGGCGGGCTCACGCGTGCGCCGCGAGGCGCAGGTCGCCCTCGACCTGGCCCCGGAGAAGGTGCACGAGGCCCGGTCCCGGCCCCGCCCCCGCGCGGTCGTGGTCGCCGGCACCGGCTCCCGTCTGCTCCGTGACGTGCTCGAGGGCAGCTGCCCGGTGCCGTTCGTCGCGTGGCCCGGCCCCGGACTGCCCGGCTGGGTGGGCTCGCTCGACCTGGTCGTGATGCTCGCCCCGGCGGGCTCCGACGTGACCGCGGCCGCCGCGGTCGCCGAGGCGGTGCGCCGCGGGGCCGACGTGCTCGTGGCCTGCCCGCCCGGCTCGCTCGTCGCGGAGCACGCGGTCGGACGCGACGTCCTGGTGCTCCCGGTCGGCACCGGCGACCCGTTGGCCGTCGCGGTCGTGGTGCTGGACCTCCTGGCCTCCGCGGGACTGGGGCGGGCCGCCGACGCGGACGACGTCGCCGGGGCCCTCGACGACGTCGCGGTGCGCTGCTCGCCGCACCGCGACATCGCGGCCAACCCGGCCAAGGAGGTCGCGCTGGGGCTGGCGGACGCCCAGCCGGTGCTCTGGGGCGGGAGCGCCCTGGCGGCCCGGGCGGCGCGCCGGGTGGCCGAGGAGCTGCGCCGGGTCACCGGTCGCTCCGTCCTGGCCGACGACGCCGAGGAGGTGCTGCCGGTCATCGAGGCCGCCCGGCCCCGCGACGTCTTCGCCGACCCGTTCGCCGACGGGGGAGCGGTGTCCCGCCCGACGCTCGTGGTGCTCGACGACGGCGACGAGGCGGCCGTCGTGCGGGAGCAGGCGGGCCGGCTCCGGGCGGCAGCCGCGGCCCACGACGTGCGGGTCGTGGAGATCGGGAGCGAGGCCCGCAGCGACGTCGCCCGGCACGCGTCCCTCATCCTGCAGGGACGCTACGTCGCGGCGTACCTGGGTCTCGGGCTGGTCCCCGACTGA
- a CDS encoding Trm112 family protein, with protein MSAAIDPTLRRIIVCPNCRGELVDGAEGAELVCTDCGYGYPVRDGIPVLLVDEARRA; from the coding sequence ATGAGCGCCGCCATCGATCCCACCCTGCGCCGCATCATCGTCTGCCCGAACTGCCGCGGCGAGCTGGTCGACGGTGCCGAGGGCGCCGAGCTGGTCTGCACCGACTGCGGCTACGGCTACCCCGTCCGCGACGGCATCCCGGTGCTGCTCGTCGACGAGGCCCGCCGGGCCTGA
- a CDS encoding glycosyltransferase family 2 protein, with translation MTDAVLPPDGPPQPSHPSLATGAVPVVVPPPDEGEDHWADLRDLDAPAAPTVPVDASAVTVLVVAHDGATWLPTVLDALARQTVAAGAVLAVDTGSTDGSGDLLDAALGHDNVLDLPASTPFADAVDAALARLEQADRADRADGWLWILHDDAAPAPDALERLLECAERQALAGTPADVVGPKLREWPSLKRLLEVGVTINGTGRRETGLERGEYDQGQYAATRHVLAVNTAGMLVRPGLLRDLGGFEPALPVLGTDLDLGWRAASAGRRVVVAPDAVVFHAEASHRGLRTSTLVGRHPHEAERRAHLLVLLANSSSRRFLNSYLRVVVGSLLRALGFLLTRRPGVAVDEVVAMAAVCARPGELRRLRAARRASRTAPDAQVRPLLAPWWLPFRHGLDGAGELLGSLTTHAADVADRRRDARARAERERADAGRAGTRAAYPGDRPDRPASGSDDDELGAETGWLVRYLTSPVALVLTAVVLLCLVGAREAFGAVSGGALAPAPGTTGAWWDLHLSSTHPLGTGSDVPAPAYVAPLALLAWLLPGGPSVAVSVVLVLAVPLGLWGAWRLLGVAARLVDPRGASPWLLGVGATTYALVPVTSGAWGAGRFGVVVAAAVLPWFVHAALGFADPERDRRWRAGWRSGLLLTVVVAFVAAAWWLVLGVVALVAVFAVVVARGRLLRRSVLGGVVAPIGVMLATPAVLLSPWLVPTLLQGDLVALMGEAGRLPYGILSPTDVLAGHLADHAAPAWTGLLLAALALLALLVPATRLAVVGCWAIALAVAGPASLLALPVFQLAAGETPAAVGFVVVALQGAAVVAVVLGAQGVGLLATGRRDRPDRPDRPDRVRRVRTALGVVPVLVLALVPLAGLAWFVGPGAAVADDDRDEAIPAYMAQRSETSPSYGVLVIDGSVRTGLTFEIRREDGLRLGEEEIAALTPVDETMVEDVRTLVSTPSAEQLDRLREAGISYVVLPAPADPQIRAVLDSVAGLQPASAADPDTRAWELVEQPADDAVDDGSTGVGRALLLLVQGVAVVVVLVMAGPSLPSRPGRGRPGAAPAAPSRVPEGSVA, from the coding sequence GTGACCGACGCCGTGCTTCCCCCCGACGGCCCGCCGCAGCCGAGCCACCCCAGCCTCGCCACGGGCGCCGTGCCGGTGGTCGTGCCGCCGCCCGACGAGGGCGAGGACCACTGGGCCGACCTGCGGGACCTGGACGCCCCGGCGGCGCCCACCGTCCCCGTCGACGCCTCGGCCGTCACGGTCCTCGTCGTCGCCCACGACGGCGCCACGTGGTTGCCGACGGTGCTCGACGCCCTGGCGCGCCAGACGGTCGCGGCCGGTGCGGTGCTGGCCGTCGACACGGGCAGCACCGACGGCAGCGGTGACCTCCTCGACGCCGCCCTGGGGCACGACAACGTCCTCGACCTGCCGGCCTCCACGCCGTTCGCCGACGCCGTCGACGCCGCGCTCGCGCGCCTCGAGCAGGCCGACCGGGCCGACCGGGCCGACGGCTGGCTCTGGATCCTCCACGACGACGCGGCGCCTGCCCCCGACGCGCTCGAGCGGCTCCTCGAGTGCGCCGAGCGGCAGGCCCTGGCGGGCACGCCGGCGGACGTGGTCGGTCCCAAGCTCCGCGAGTGGCCCTCGCTCAAGCGGCTCCTCGAGGTGGGCGTGACCATCAACGGCACCGGCCGCCGGGAGACGGGGCTGGAGCGGGGGGAGTACGACCAGGGCCAGTACGCCGCGACCCGCCACGTCCTGGCCGTCAACACCGCCGGGATGCTCGTGCGGCCCGGCCTGCTCCGTGACCTCGGAGGCTTCGAGCCCGCCCTCCCGGTGCTGGGCACGGACCTCGACCTGGGGTGGCGCGCCGCGTCCGCCGGTCGCCGCGTCGTCGTCGCCCCCGATGCGGTGGTCTTCCACGCGGAGGCCTCCCACCGCGGGCTGCGCACCTCGACCCTCGTGGGCCGCCACCCGCACGAGGCCGAGCGTCGCGCCCACCTCCTCGTGCTGCTCGCGAACTCGTCGAGCCGACGCTTCCTCAACTCCTACCTGCGCGTCGTCGTCGGCAGCCTGCTGCGTGCTCTCGGCTTCCTGCTGACCCGCCGTCCGGGCGTCGCCGTCGACGAGGTCGTCGCGATGGCCGCGGTGTGCGCCCGGCCGGGCGAGCTGCGTCGCCTTCGCGCGGCGCGCCGGGCGAGCCGCACGGCCCCCGACGCCCAGGTGCGCCCCCTGCTCGCGCCCTGGTGGTTGCCGTTCCGGCACGGTCTCGACGGCGCGGGCGAGCTGCTGGGCTCCCTCACCACCCACGCCGCCGACGTCGCCGACCGCCGTCGCGACGCCCGTGCGCGGGCCGAGCGCGAGCGGGCCGACGCCGGCCGTGCGGGCACGCGCGCGGCCTACCCCGGGGACCGTCCCGACCGCCCCGCGAGCGGCAGCGACGACGACGAGCTGGGCGCCGAGACCGGCTGGCTCGTCCGCTACCTGACCAGCCCCGTGGCCCTCGTGCTCACCGCCGTCGTGCTGCTCTGCCTCGTCGGTGCGCGGGAGGCGTTCGGCGCGGTCTCGGGCGGTGCCCTCGCCCCGGCCCCCGGGACGACCGGCGCGTGGTGGGACCTCCACCTCTCGTCGACCCACCCCCTCGGCACCGGCAGCGACGTGCCCGCCCCGGCGTACGTCGCGCCCCTCGCCCTGCTCGCCTGGCTCCTGCCGGGCGGACCGTCGGTCGCGGTCTCCGTCGTGCTCGTGCTCGCCGTGCCGCTCGGGCTCTGGGGCGCCTGGCGCCTGCTGGGTGTCGCGGCCCGGCTCGTCGACCCGCGGGGCGCGTCCCCGTGGCTGCTGGGGGTCGGCGCGACGACGTACGCACTCGTCCCCGTCACCAGCGGCGCCTGGGGCGCGGGGCGCTTCGGCGTGGTCGTGGCCGCCGCGGTGCTGCCGTGGTTCGTCCACGCCGCCCTCGGCTTCGCCGACCCCGAGCGCGACCGGCGGTGGCGCGCCGGCTGGCGCTCCGGCCTGCTGCTCACGGTGGTCGTCGCCTTCGTGGCCGCCGCCTGGTGGCTCGTGCTCGGCGTGGTGGCCCTCGTGGCGGTGTTCGCCGTGGTGGTGGCCCGCGGCCGGCTGCTCCGGCGCTCGGTGCTCGGCGGCGTCGTGGCCCCGATCGGGGTCATGCTCGCCACGCCCGCGGTGCTGCTCTCGCCCTGGCTCGTGCCGACCCTCCTCCAGGGCGACCTCGTGGCGCTGATGGGGGAGGCGGGCCGGCTGCCCTACGGGATCCTCAGCCCCACCGACGTGCTGGCCGGGCACCTCGCCGACCACGCCGCCCCGGCCTGGACCGGCCTCCTGCTCGCCGCCCTCGCGCTGCTCGCGCTCCTGGTGCCCGCCACGCGCCTCGCCGTCGTCGGCTGCTGGGCCATCGCCCTGGCCGTCGCCGGTCCCGCCAGCCTCCTCGCCCTCCCGGTCTTCCAGCTCGCCGCGGGCGAGACGCCCGCGGCCGTCGGCTTCGTGGTCGTCGCGCTGCAGGGCGCCGCCGTCGTGGCCGTCGTGCTCGGCGCCCAGGGCGTCGGCCTGCTCGCGACCGGGCGTCGCGACCGGCCCGACCGGCCCGACCGGCCCGACCGGGTACGACGCGTGCGCACCGCCCTCGGCGTCGTCCCTGTCCTCGTGCTCGCGCTCGTGCCCCTCGCGGGCCTGGCGTGGTTCGTCGGGCCGGGGGCCGCGGTGGCGGACGACGACCGCGACGAGGCCATCCCGGCCTACATGGCGCAGCGGTCGGAGACCTCGCCGTCGTACGGCGTGCTCGTGATCGACGGCTCCGTCCGCACCGGTCTCACCTTCGAGATCCGCCGGGAGGACGGCCTCCGCCTCGGCGAGGAGGAGATCGCCGCGCTGACCCCGGTCGACGAGACGATGGTCGAGGACGTCCGCACCCTGGTCTCGACACCGAGCGCCGAGCAGCTCGACCGGCTGCGGGAGGCGGGCATCTCCTACGTCGTGCTGCCCGCGCCGGCCGACCCGCAGATCCGCGCGGTGCTCGACTCGGTCGCCGGTCTGCAGCCCGCCTCGGCGGCCGACCCCGACACCCGTGCGTGGGAGCTCGTCGAGCAGCCCGCCGACGACGCGGTCGACGACGGCTCGACCGGTGTCGGTCGGGCGCTGCTCCTGCTCGTGCAGGGCGTCGCGGTCGTGGTCGTGCTGGTGATGGCCGGTCCGAGCCTGCCCTCCCGGCCAGGCCGTGGCCGCCCCGGAGCCGCGCCCGCGGCTCCGTCCCGTGTACCCGAGGGGAGCGTCGCGTGA
- a CDS encoding phosphomannomutase/phosphoglucomutase, with the protein MAPSGSLSPSNLAAVFKAYDVRGTVPDQLDEEFARRVGAAFVQVTGAPTVVVGHDMRPSSPGMAGAFAQGAADQGADVVLIGLASTDQLYFASGHLGHAGAMFTASHNPAQYNGIKMCRANAVPIGTETGLSEIRDLVGGDEPAPAARTGSISEHDVLAAYAAHVLSLAPVTGRKLEVVVDAGNGMAGLTAPAVFERLEDVVDLVPMYFELDGSFPNHEANPIDPETLVDLQARVLAEGADIGLAFDGDADRCFLVDEQGRAVSPSTLTALIADRELARVPGSNVIHNLITSKAVPEIVTEKGGTPVRTRVGHSYIKATMAETDAVFGGEHSGHFYFRDFWRADSGMLAALHALSALAETDVPLSQLLADYERYPMSGEINSTVADQTAVLTQLEETYGAQDGVTIDKLDGLTVDGGDWWFNVRASNTEPLLRLNVEGKDEATMTDVRDRVLAVIRG; encoded by the coding sequence ATGGCGCCCAGCGGATCGCTCTCCCCGTCCAACCTCGCCGCCGTCTTCAAGGCCTACGACGTGCGGGGCACCGTCCCCGACCAGCTCGACGAGGAGTTCGCCCGCCGGGTGGGCGCCGCGTTCGTGCAGGTCACCGGTGCGCCCACGGTCGTCGTCGGTCACGACATGCGGCCCTCCTCGCCCGGCATGGCCGGCGCCTTCGCGCAGGGCGCGGCCGACCAGGGCGCCGACGTCGTGCTCATCGGCCTGGCCTCGACCGACCAGCTCTACTTCGCCTCGGGCCACCTCGGCCACGCGGGCGCGATGTTCACGGCGAGCCACAACCCGGCGCAGTACAACGGCATCAAGATGTGCCGCGCCAACGCGGTGCCGATCGGCACCGAGACCGGTCTCTCCGAGATCCGCGACCTCGTCGGCGGGGACGAGCCGGCGCCTGCCGCACGCACCGGCAGCATCTCCGAGCACGACGTCCTCGCGGCGTACGCGGCGCACGTGCTCTCCCTCGCCCCCGTGACCGGGCGGAAGCTCGAGGTCGTCGTCGACGCGGGCAACGGCATGGCCGGCCTGACGGCCCCGGCCGTCTTCGAGCGCCTCGAGGACGTCGTCGACCTGGTGCCGATGTACTTCGAGCTCGACGGCTCCTTCCCCAACCACGAGGCCAACCCGATCGACCCGGAGACCCTGGTCGACCTCCAGGCCCGCGTGCTCGCGGAGGGCGCCGACATCGGCCTCGCCTTCGACGGCGACGCCGACCGCTGCTTCCTCGTCGACGAGCAGGGCCGGGCGGTCTCGCCCTCGACGCTGACGGCGCTCATCGCCGACCGCGAGCTGGCCCGCGTGCCGGGCTCCAACGTCATCCACAACCTCATCACCTCGAAGGCCGTGCCGGAGATCGTGACCGAGAAGGGCGGCACGCCGGTGCGCACCCGCGTGGGGCACTCCTACATCAAGGCCACGATGGCCGAGACCGACGCCGTCTTCGGCGGCGAGCACTCGGGCCACTTCTACTTCCGCGACTTCTGGCGCGCCGACTCGGGCATGCTCGCGGCGCTGCACGCGCTGTCCGCGCTCGCGGAGACCGACGTCCCGCTCTCGCAGCTGCTGGCGGACTACGAGCGCTACCCCATGAGCGGCGAGATCAACTCCACCGTGGCCGACCAGACCGCGGTGCTCACGCAGCTCGAGGAGACGTACGGCGCGCAGGACGGCGTGACGATCGACAAGCTCGACGGGCTCACCGTCGACGGCGGCGACTGGTGGTTCAACGTGCGCGCCTCCAACACCGAGCCGCTGCTGCGTCTCAACGTTGAGGGCAAGGACGAGGCGACGATGACCGACGTGCGCGACCGCGTGCTGGCGGTGATCCGCGGATGA